In Vespula pensylvanica isolate Volc-1 chromosome 2, ASM1446617v1, whole genome shotgun sequence, the genomic window atatttagaaatataatcaatcttttttattatatctttgtcAAGTGAAGTTGACGCAGTAAGATATCGTTTCGATTCTATACTGCTTTTCACTCGGTCGGTCGAACATTGCTCGATTGACCCGTACACATTAGAAGTGGTTGTGTTGGAACAGGTTGAGatctatattttcttgttgCACCGGAAAACGCAAGTAATGTTTTAACTTTATATACTATGTCGgctcaattatttttcatcattatgAGTTAACAGGTATTACGTAAATTGTTCCATTACTCTTCATATCTTCGTTTGTGAAGTCAATGAGATATATCAATAGTCACCGTCATTCATTGTTACGTGTATTTGTTAATGCAAGAATGTACTAAAAgcaaatttttgattaaatcgACGATACGACTTTCACAGATTACCTTGAAGACACCGAAGAAGATCACAGTTGATCGGAAAGATGAGAAACGCGAGCAGAGTACCGACTCTTCGAAATTGGAGAAGATTATGGACATGCCGTTGATCACTTCGACAAACTTGATATCCGTAATACAGAGAAGCGAATCGACGGAAACCGACAATACCGTTGTTAGTATCGCTGATAAGAATCTCGAGAACGCTACGAATAGCGCAGAGTTTGCtgtaaaatgtgaaaaaaaattagcgaATATTTCGCGTAGTCCagctataaaaaaaacagacaATGAAAAGCCAAAGATCGCGATTCAATTGAtacaaagtaataataatagtaattgttCGAACTATGAATTTTCGAAGAACGTCGAGAAAGAATGTTCGAAGAATGGAATCGAATTGAGCTTGACACCTttgaaaaaaaacgaagaatgcGAGGAGGCTGCGGAAAGCGATAGACCGTTAATCCTTCGTGGTAAAGAGATTAACAAAATTACCGTTGTGGGTgtagatgataaaaaaatagaaaaaacaggTTCATCTGAGGCAACcgtagaaaaatttaatttcaaagagAGTCGCGAATTGGCCGGTGAACCTGATGGTAAAGCCGACGAAGAGGAAATTATGGAACCACCGGCTTTACCAAGGAGTCCGCCACCTATGGAAACCAGGCCACTGATTCAAGGTGAAACGGATAAAGTCTCTCTAATCGCTACGGAACCGAGGCCGTCTTTTCTTCATGGTTCTGTCAGTATGGACGCAAAATCGAAACCCGTGGTACCTCAAAAACCGTCGACGTTCGTTGGGCCAAAGTCTATTCTACCGGAAAGTGAGCCCACATGCGATATTAGTAGTGCCAATGTGAAAAGGATCAACGCTAATTACGTTTTACCACCACCGTCGGTACAAAATGTTACTAACAGGACACTTCCGAGTACAGGTTGGTAAGAGTTGATTagtttattttctatagatcAATAAGCTATTATTTTGACGATTTCTTTCACGTATGTTAGGTACAGTTGTGTCACAGATTCCAAATTCAACGAGATACATGACCAAGGGCGAAGTAGagaattcttctttaaatatCATTGGACGATCCGTTGCAACGAACAAAATAACGAAGGATAAAATGGAACGAAACGATCAAGCTAATCACAGAACAAGCGCGTCTATTTACGAATCGgccaaagaagagaaagcgaTTTCAACGAATGGACGTGATATCGGCGAAGGTACGGATGCAGAAGAAGATGGCTCGGAACCAACTCGATTGGTAAACAGTAAAAGAAGAATGGCGCCAAGACCGCCAGAAGTTACGGAGGATCTTCCAACAAGTTCGAGCTTGTTTGCGAGAAATCCTGGTGCGAATCTGAAATCAGATTCGCCGGTTGTAcgcgaaaaggagaagagggagagagcttCGTCTTGTAGCCCAAAGTTTAGGAAAGCTGTTTGCGAAGCACCGGATCCAACTGGTTCCTCTCATTCGAATGAGTCCTCCGCATCTCCGAGAAGGACTATATCCTTGTCGCAGGATAGTTTGACGAACGGATCGGAAacaagagagggaaagaaacgaGGTAGATCGAGATTCTCACTGAAGAGATTTCTCAGAATGGGTTCGAGAAAGGACGTCGACATGACCAGCGGGCACGCTTCGAATTCACGACTCGATGAAATACCATCGACACCGCAACCGAAACTGCGCTTAGAAATCATTCATCCTCTTGAGCTCGACGGTGCTGCAGTCGAAGTCGTGGGAAACGATAGAATCAGCAGGATCGGTGAGGATCAGACGGATTCCTGCGGTTCGAGGAGCGAAGCCACAAAGACGACACGTTCTCCCAATGGTTCTCAACAGTATCCTTCGACTGGTAAGCTTTCTCAATCGTAAcgtctctcttttcaattGATTTATCTAATTAGTACTTTTTCCCCTAAAAAGATCGGAATTTAATTCTATTGCAAAAAGAGTAGGAAAGGTAGAACTCTATTCGTCCCAATACGCGTAAAAACTTTTTCctatactctctttctttcgtccaaATATCCTGTCCTTTTAAAAATGTGGATGACGCGAATTCCGATAAAGATCTTGAATGTCTGTTCACAGTTAGACCAGGAAAGCCACCACCTCCACCGAGGAACCAATCTTTGGAGAATTGGTCTCGAGCAGATCAGTCGAACAAACCGATCAGACCGCCGCCACCGCGTGTCGAAACGAAACAACAATTTTcggatagaaacgaaaaatcagTAGGcaaaatgacgacgacgacgacgacgacgacgacaatgacgacgactgCACCGTCCTCTTGGCAATCGTCGAACGCATCCTCGGCCAGCTCAGACTTGATTTACGCGAATCTGGGTAAGTTCAGACCTATACAATGTAACTAATGTGACTCGTCGTGGTCTTTTCACGCGAACCCTGTGAATGTTAACAGCCATACTCATACGATCCCTCGCGTTAGCCGCTTAAACGTACGAAAGAGTGATGCGAAAAACGCTTTTATTATTGGTAGATTTTTTATCTCGACgatactgttttttttttattttacttaatgATTGTTCGAGTCGAACGAGatcttaacaaaattattgttcAAACTACACTCTTCTTCTCGGTACTCGACCATGTTCTTTTTATGTGTCGCGAGATGAGTTAATCTTCGTACGCTTTTATTCTTAAGAAGCCATTACTAGTAGTTCGCAACGATAAATGACTATGTCTAGTGAGAGAGAGTTCGTACGTAAAATAGTTCATAATATTCtgtgatagatatatacacatatatataaatatatatgcattctatatctacatacataaatatatctatatatacgtacgtatgtgtatgcgtcGTATGTCGTGTTTTTACGATACTAAAAGTCGAAAATCGATGATTAGCACGATCAAAAGCATATGCACgctatctgttttttttttcacttcatGGTGACGATGTTTGCGACGAAGAAGAGTTTGAGAATGGCTGGCTTTTGTTAGATAGACTAGcgtatcaattttcttttttatgcaaTAATGTTCTTCCGTGGTATTGTAATCGACATAGAATCTTGTACATACTTAAATACATCgaagatcaagaaaaaaaattgaaaagaaaataaaaaataaaaagataaataaataaatagaaacagataaagaaataaatagaaaaataacgaagaagcctgtaatattatttgacgttttgtgtttttttaaataaacatatttttgcCTGAAAAAGACATTGCAGAGTCTTGTTTTCCTTGGCCAAATCAACCAAGACGTTCTTCTTTGTTGCGTTCGTGTCACCTTTCTTACCTCCTTTTTATAATAGGTATCTCGCTTGGTTCTCGCATTTCTGCGTGTAGCATTTCGTTTCGTAGAAACAATTCGGCAATTTATTAATCGAGCGGGAGAGCGAAATGGTGCGCAATGCGCGATGTCCGAACGCCAATGAAAATGGAGCCAAGTTTTTGATATCGATTACCTAGGATCGTAGCTTTGgcctatataattattttatatcatctatATCGCACAAAACAAtcttatttcctttaaaagaactatattttttaagtattctCAATGTATTTTAAATCATCCGTTAATAAGATTGACGAATAGATGACGATCCGATACACCTTTGACGAATAGATGACTGGAACATCGTTGTAAAAGTGCTTAAAGCTTGCAAGATAATgttgtctaaaaaaaaaaaaatctgcaaaaaaatatcatcggTTTCGCCTTTGAGCCATCTTTTAACAACAGCGTTTGTGTTACGCAGAGCTCTTCTAACTGACGCTGGGTGCAATTAACGCCGCATGCATTGATTAAATACATCAGCATCTTGTTCACTGGAATTAGATATTTAGGTACAAGGAATGTCTGCTAATTTCAACATCTCCCAAATTTTCTCAATCGTAGCGCTATCCTTAAAGCGGTACTTATGTCTGCCGTTCATATCCGAAACCTTCAAAAACTgaaactttgttttttattaatatcaataatgcgataatatattgtaaatccTCTTGCATCTTCGATAATCACAAATTCGCCATAACGGTGTCAATGTAACGactaattcattatttctctGTTCATGTCATACACATGCACTtgtgaaaagaataataataaaaaaaagaaaaaaaaaagacttttGAAGAAAGTTTCTGTATATTGTAAGAGAATTTCACGATGCATTGTGCCTGTGCCTTGTCATTTAATTCTTGCTGACGACCAAATAGGGTTGCGTTCTACTCCGCAATATAGAGTAtgtgatacatacatatatagatatatacacgaGATACATAGATTAGTGTTGAATGTACGACCGTTATGCGGCTAATACGCTAGTTACTTGTAGTAGCTAGCCTGTTTTGTGACAATGCCTTGTGTCTTGTGGTACTAACCCGTGGCGCTTGACGATGGCGGACGTGCCTGCAGCAGCGGAGGATGTTACAGGTGAGGTACGCAGTGCCCTGGCACCCTCGAAACCTCAAAGAACTGCCAGTATGAGGGACCAAACAACATCCCAGCCTTTGATAAAGAAGCATGGCTCTTCGTCCCAAAATTTGAGTCTAAACGATTACGAGACAACCGCAACTATTACACCACCAACTTCCGATTCGCTGGTAATGAAAATCAGCCACAAAGTATTcagtaattttttcaattatttttttcagaaaacgttcattatttattctcgtttttctttttttaaatcatacgCTTCAATTATGTTTTTTGTAAAAgattaaatcgaatgaaatgttTTCGTGATATAGATACCTTTTTCTCGACATAGACAACGAGACATCAGGTTTGAACTCGTTTCAGACGTTGAACGATAGCCACGTCTACGAGTGTTTGTCCAGCTCACCGGAATGTGACTCGAGTCTAGAACTACGTCATGGCAACGGATCCCATCATCCCAGCTGCAAGCGGAAATCCGACAGCAGTGTTATGGATCCAGGCGTAGAATTCAAAttccatcaccatcaccaccatcatcatcatcatcaacccTTCCTCAGGTCAACATCGTTACCCTACTGCGGTAGTGAAACCGAAAGCGAGCTTTACGCACCGTATACTTTTTACACTGGTGATGAGGTATACTTTTGTTTCACCCTTTTTCCgatctcgtttcgtttttttaccGAATTTCGCGCACAATAAACTTTTGTTTGTGTGAAGGGTGTAGAACGTGTACGGGAATgccaggaaaaagaaaatatacggCACAAAATAGAATTCTATTTACGAGTTAATCCTAACAAAAAGAGGAgagataaaaacaataatagatTTGATAATAGTCGTAGAATaatggaagagaaaatagagagatttACTAAGATGAAAGTGATGAAATTATCCTTTTGaatgtttcaaataatatatgacAGGAAAGCATATAGTGTTGTTTCTAAAATGAATTGCTTGAACGTGCAGGGTGCAGAAGAGGATCAAGATTGGAAAAGCAAAGATGACGAGCTGAGGTTGAATCAATTAAGACAGCGAAGAGGACGTAGCATCGTTCATCGAAGTCTAGAAGATAATTATGGCGCTGTTGTCGTGGCAAATCACGAGGCGCTTGCACAATTTGTCGAACaagtaaattttctaaaaataattatcaaagcttttctttcctttttcgattCGTACGAAATAGAATAACGAAAGAATGTAAATCAGTTGCAGGTGAACCAAGTTACCCAAGTACCTGTAAGTCTTCGTGCCTTGAAAAATTCGAATCCTCGTCTTCGCGATTTCACCATCGACACGAACACGTCCGTTTTCATTGGCAGGCGAATATTCTGCTCGGCTAGTTGGAATGAGCAAAACGTCAGCCTGTGCATCGCATTCGATCAAGCGATGCACGTGTCGCGAAAGGAATTCTACCTGGTGCCAATAATTGAGTTCATAGAGACCGTGCCGAAAGAGATCTCCGAGCGAGTCAGTTTATCCGCCGGCAAGGACATGGAAGGTGATTTATTCTCTATTTCCTAGAAAGAATActcgtcgaaagaaatttctgatattaagaaagaaaaattattttttgatctttacaaaaatttacgagcataaaaaatacataattttaatatcgattcaTACTTTAGATCGTACTTAAGCATTTGAATAAGCTATCGTTTGTAATAGatcttagaaaataatatttgaagtaAAGATATATTGACGGACAATGCGATCAATTCTCTTACAGCGGCGATCTCGGTTTTCCCACGATTACAAGTGAGTACGGTTCAAGCCTTTGGCTTAGCCACGAAGGATTCCCAAGACGAAGGTGCGACAAGAGAGTCCTCGTTCGTCTTACTTCAGTTCGTTAACGCCCTGAAAAGTCTTCAAGCACGAGGAATCGAAGAATCCTCGAAAAGCCTGAGCAACGTGATGCTTTGTCGAGAAGATAAAGACGTCTGCTATCGACTTTATTTGTTGCAAGGGTCggtaaatctctttttttctgtttgtcctttagaaaatatttacttgttGCAAAATGATGACAGCTATTGTTAAACGACTTGCTCCGCAGATTAAATGTGGATACGTGCGACGTCAGACGAGAAGAAAAGGTCTCTTTGTGTCAGTGCGCTTTGGTGGCTCTTCAACAACTACACTTGACGAAGAGACTTCCTCTCGTGCaggaattattattacgtgaaAAAGCAGTTACTCTTTCTCAGGtacacaaaataaattttttgccttggagtttttattattacagtaCGCTTC contains:
- the LOC122627270 gene encoding serine-rich adhesin for platelets isoform X1; amino-acid sequence: MSAQCNRFVQNAWKKELCSNCFKPREEHTSNEDALRFNIEKASSNLKADSFKLQSILRVKESMQKDQRKKNVAFPESLTEVIGYGGDDFLSDDEEDVEQVLVDSLNAEEDAIPDSEEERALSNLTRANTNFNTVTANLSEIIPTNEMNKSSTTAAASTRTFASLMLGRIQKDADGRKTTLLVSVTPFGGDESLPTAKRPSDRKITVNGFSNVTKSATLNNSMDSKNEITLKTPKKITVDRKDEKREQSTDSSKLEKIMDMPLITSTNLISVIQRSESTETDNTVVSIADKNLENATNSAEFAVKCEKKLANISRSPAIKKTDNEKPKIAIQLIQSNNNSNCSNYEFSKNVEKECSKNGIELSLTPLKKNEECEEAAESDRPLILRGKEINKITVVGVDDKKIEKTGSSEATVEKFNFKESRELAGEPDGKADEEEIMEPPALPRSPPPMETRPLIQGETDKVSLIATEPRPSFLHGSVSMDAKSKPVVPQKPSTFVGPKSILPESEPTCDISSANVKRINANYVLPPPSVQNVTNRTLPSTGTVVSQIPNSTRYMTKGEVENSSLNIIGRSVATNKITKDKMERNDQANHRTSASIYESAKEEKAISTNGRDIGEGTDAEEDGSEPTRLVNSKRRMAPRPPEVTEDLPTSSSLFARNPGANLKSDSPVVREKEKRERASSCSPKFRKAVCEAPDPTGSSHSNESSASPRRTISLSQDSLTNGSETREGKKRGRSRFSLKRFLRMGSRKDVDMTSGHASNSRLDEIPSTPQPKLRLEIIHPLELDGAAVEVVGNDRISRIGEDQTDSCGSRSEATKTTRSPNGSQQYPSTVRPGKPPPPPRNQSLENWSRADQSNKPIRPPPPRVETKQQFSDRNEKSVGKMTTTTTTTTTMTTTAPSSWQSSNASSASSDLIYANLAAEDVTGEVRSALAPSKPQRTASMRDQTTSQPLIKKHGSSSQNLSLNDYETTATITPPTSDSLTLNDSHVYECLSSSPECDSSLELRHGNGSHHPSCKRKSDSSVMDPGVEFKFHHHHHHHHHHQPFLRSTSLPYCGSETESELYAPYTFYTGDEGAEEDQDWKSKDDELRLNQLRQRRGRSIVHRSLEDNYGAVVVANHEALAQFVEQNVNQLQVNQVTQVPVSLRALKNSNPRLRDFTIDTNTSVFIGRRIFCSASWNEQNVSLCIAFDQAMHVSRKEFYLVPIIEFIETVPKEISERVSLSAGKDMEAAISVFPRLQVSTVQAFGLATKDSQDEGATRESSFVLLQFVNALKSLQARGIEESSKSLSNVMLCREDKDVCYRLYLLQGLNVDTCDVRREEKVSLCQCALVALQQLHLTKRLPLVQELLLREKAVTLSQVKSLLEFTLWGPADVTLGGPREREVALQRWLDLERATILHALVRTRAPLTITDEYQLLFLVRTSAKTMCEASILLDEQRNRLSRVC
- the LOC122627270 gene encoding serine-rich adhesin for platelets isoform X3, which translates into the protein MSAQCNRFVQNAWKKELCSNCFKPREEHTSNEDALRFNIEKASSNLKADSFKLQSILRVKESMQKDQRKKNVAFPESLTEVIGYGGDDFLSDDEEDVEQVLVDSLNAEEDAIPDSEEERALSNLTRANTNFNTVTANLSEIIPTNEMNKSSTTAAASTRTFASLMLGRIQKDADGRKTTLLVSVTPFGGDESLPTAKRPSDRKITVNGFSNVTKSATLNNSMDSKNEITLKTPKKITVDRKDEKREQSTDSSKLEKIMDMPLITSTNLISVIQRSESTETDNTVVSIADKNLENATNSAEFAVKCEKKLANISRSPAIKKTDNEKPKIAIQLIQSNNNSNCSNYEFSKNVEKECSKNGIELSLTPLKKNEECEEAAESDRPLILRGKEINKITVVGVDDKKIEKTGSSEATVEKFNFKESRELAGEPDGKADEEEIMEPPALPRSPPPMETRPLIQGETDKVSLIATEPRPSFLHGSVSMDAKSKPVVPQKPSTFVGPKSILPESEPTCDISSANVKRINANYVLPPPSVQNVTNRTLPSTGTVVSQIPNSTRYMTKGEVENSSLNIIGRSVATNKITKDKMERNDQANHRTSASIYESAKEEKAISTNGRDIGEGTDAEEDGSEPTRLVNSKRRMAPRPPEVTEDLPTSSSLFARNPGANLKSDSPVVREKEKRERASSCSPKFRKAVCEAPDPTGSSHSNESSASPRRTISLSQDSLTNGSETREGKKRGRSRFSLKRFLRMGSRKDVDMTSGHASNSRLDEIPSTPQPKLRLEIIHPLELDGAAVEVVGNDRISRIGEDQTDSCGSRSEATKTTRSPNGSQQYPSTVRPGKPPPPPRNQSLENWSRADQSNKPIRPPPPRVETKQQFSDRNEKSVGKMTTTTTTTTTMTTTAPSSWQSSNASSASSDLIYANLGEVRSALAPSKPQRTASMRDQTTSQPLIKKHGSSSQNLSLNDYETTATITPPTSDSLTLNDSHVYECLSSSPECDSSLELRHGNGSHHPSCKRKSDSSVMDPGVEFKFHHHHHHHHHHQPFLRSTSLPYCGSETESELYAPYTFYTGDEGAEEDQDWKSKDDELRLNQLRQRRGRSIVHRSLEDNYGAVVVANHEALAQFVEQNVNQLQVNQVTQVPVSLRALKNSNPRLRDFTIDTNTSVFIGRRIFCSASWNEQNVSLCIAFDQAMHVSRKEFYLVPIIEFIETVPKEISERVSLSAGKDMEAAISVFPRLQVSTVQAFGLATKDSQDEGATRESSFVLLQFVNALKSLQARGIEESSKSLSNVMLCREDKDVCYRLYLLQGLNVDTCDVRREEKVSLCQCALVALQQLHLTKRLPLVQELLLREKAVTLSQVKSLLEFTLWGPADVTLGGPREREVALQRWLDLERATILHALVRTRAPLTITDEYQLLFLVRTSAKTMCEASILLDEQRNRLSRVC
- the LOC122627270 gene encoding serine-rich adhesin for platelets isoform X2, coding for MSAQCNRFVQNAWKKELCSNCFKPREEHTSNEDALRFNIEKASSNLKADSFKLQSILRVKESMQKDQRKKNVAFPESLTEVIGYGGDDFLSDDEEDVEQVLVDSLNAEEDAIPDSEEERALSNLTRANTNFNTVTANLSEIIPTNEMNKSSTTAAASTRTFASLMLGRIQKDADGRKTTLLVSVTPFGGDESLPTAKRPSDRKITVNGFSNVTKSATLNNSMDSKNEITLKTPKKITVDRKDEKREQSTDSSKLEKIMDMPLITSTNLISVIQRSESTETDNTVVSIADKNLENATNSAEFAVKCEKKLANISRSPAIKKTDNEKPKIAIQLIQSNNNSNCSNYEFSKNVEKECSKNGIELSLTPLKKNEECEEAAESDRPLILRGKEINKITVVGVDDKKIEKTGSSEATVEKFNFKESRELAGEPDGKADEEEIMEPPALPRSPPPMETRPLIQGETDKVSLIATEPRPSFLHGSVSMDAKSKPVVPQKPSTFVGPKSILPESEPTCDISSANVKRINANYVLPPPSVQNVTNRTLPSTGTVVSQIPNSTRYMTKGEVENSSLNIIGRSVATNKITKDKMERNDQANHRTSASIYESAKEEKAISTNGRDIGEGTDAEEDGSEPTRLVNSKRRMAPRPPEVTEDLPTSSSLFARNPGANLKSDSPVVREKEKRERASSCSPKFRKAVCEAPDPTGSSHSNESSASPRRTISLSQDSLTNGSETREGKKRGRSRFSLKRFLRMGSRKDVDMTSGHASNSRLDEIPSTPQPKLRLEIIHPLELDGAAVEVVGNDRISRIGEDQTDSCGSRSEATKTTRSPNGSQQYPSTVRPGKPPPPPRNQSLENWSRADQSNKPIRPPPPRVETKQQFSDRNEKSVGKMTTTTTTTTTMTTTAPSSWQSSNASSASSDLIYANLAAEDVTGEVRSALAPSKPQRTASMRDQTTSQPLIKKHGSSSQNLSLNDYETTATITPPTSDSLTLNDSHVYECLSSSPECDSSLELRHGNGSHHPSCKRKSDSSVMDPGVEFKFHHHHHHHHHHQPFLRSTSLPYCGSETESELYAPYTFYTGDEGAEEDQDWKSKDDELRLNQLRQRRGRSIVHRSLEDNYGAVVVANHEALAQFVEQLQVNQVTQVPVSLRALKNSNPRLRDFTIDTNTSVFIGRRIFCSASWNEQNVSLCIAFDQAMHVSRKEFYLVPIIEFIETVPKEISERVSLSAGKDMEAAISVFPRLQVSTVQAFGLATKDSQDEGATRESSFVLLQFVNALKSLQARGIEESSKSLSNVMLCREDKDVCYRLYLLQGLNVDTCDVRREEKVSLCQCALVALQQLHLTKRLPLVQELLLREKAVTLSQVKSLLEFTLWGPADVTLGGPREREVALQRWLDLERATILHALVRTRAPLTITDEYQLLFLVRTSAKTMCEASILLDEQRNRLSRVC